In Cystobacter fuscus DSM 2262, one DNA window encodes the following:
- a CDS encoding fibronectin type III domain-containing protein, giving the protein MKRSLGLLLSLALAGAPAAVSAASRVPGITSSSRFLVYYGQDYGPTVLATLKQANLVVLHPTNSAQLTPRVVAELQGAGVKVIAYISVGEDPAPHDAAGNPIPIVGNGQGPVRYIGGSTGYDASKIVPANGGVASFYVDQLWSSSQGQYVSDGLPDVNTNFGGFFIWPNDDWRWVLNEQRIGGVPATSLANRSVAGLKQLAGARTSATDIDRTHDFGFDGFFLDTLDTAGPYVNAWGYYAWVAPEMQKTVKFIHDSYPGKIVFANRGTFFFNPLIANPTHGIRPYQYSLRPYIHAALFESYALDSDASHTGLSPYLPVNRDNYAQKLMAEANRPDGFTVFSLDYDMGRGAALSAQALQETAIKNGWVEYIAPTGQLDTLGTYVSTHPPAADTAAPVWDSTAAYAEVINPAFPDVPDRVGVQRLSLTSRPGEVVVHWDVARDQSLPVRYNLYRSTSSTFGNPVKYAQVNFEVGEGWSTDPTTKFANQYTVTGLTPGTHYFRVRAEDSASVPHEDTNTVTLSITVPTYVSNPNASINVNGDLSDWAALTSFPVDPQDATASGDVADWARAWLAHDANNLYLALQNHVSITQLNAAFSVYLDTDNTRSTGFRGGGDQFPVGAEFVLLGTSLYRYTGTGLDWQWTSVGTAGFSWGGLNAELFVPRAWVNNPSLINLFFQGDNPSLGGTTVDSYPDAALQPQGAVRSFLYQLQ; this is encoded by the coding sequence ATGAAACGAAGTCTGGGTCTCCTGCTGTCCCTCGCCCTGGCGGGTGCGCCCGCGGCGGTTTCCGCCGCGAGCCGCGTGCCGGGCATCACGTCCTCGAGCCGGTTCCTGGTCTACTACGGCCAGGACTACGGCCCGACGGTCCTCGCGACCCTGAAGCAGGCGAACCTCGTCGTCCTGCATCCCACCAACTCGGCGCAGCTCACGCCCCGCGTCGTGGCCGAGTTGCAGGGCGCGGGCGTGAAGGTCATCGCCTACATCAGCGTGGGCGAGGACCCGGCGCCGCACGATGCCGCGGGCAACCCCATTCCCATCGTGGGCAACGGACAGGGGCCGGTCCGCTACATCGGGGGGAGCACGGGGTACGACGCGAGCAAGATCGTGCCGGCCAATGGCGGCGTCGCGTCCTTCTACGTGGACCAGCTCTGGAGCTCCAGCCAGGGCCAGTACGTCTCGGATGGGCTGCCGGACGTGAACACGAACTTCGGGGGGTTCTTCATCTGGCCCAATGATGACTGGCGCTGGGTGCTCAACGAGCAGCGCATTGGAGGCGTTCCCGCCACGTCCCTGGCCAATCGCAGTGTGGCGGGCCTCAAGCAGCTGGCGGGTGCCCGGACGAGCGCGACGGACATCGATCGCACCCACGACTTCGGCTTCGATGGGTTCTTCCTGGACACCCTCGACACGGCCGGACCGTATGTGAATGCCTGGGGGTATTACGCCTGGGTCGCTCCGGAAATGCAGAAGACGGTGAAGTTCATCCACGACAGCTACCCGGGGAAGATCGTCTTCGCCAACCGGGGGACGTTCTTCTTCAATCCGCTCATCGCCAACCCGACCCATGGCATCCGGCCGTACCAATACTCCCTGCGGCCCTACATCCATGCCGCCCTGTTCGAGAGCTACGCCCTCGACAGTGATGCCTCCCACACCGGCCTGAGTCCCTACCTGCCCGTCAACCGGGACAACTACGCGCAGAAGCTCATGGCCGAGGCCAACCGTCCCGATGGCTTCACCGTCTTCAGCCTCGACTACGACATGGGCCGTGGCGCGGCCCTGTCCGCGCAGGCGCTCCAGGAGACCGCCATCAAGAACGGCTGGGTGGAGTACATCGCGCCCACCGGGCAGTTGGACACCCTGGGCACCTATGTCTCCACCCATCCGCCCGCGGCCGATACCGCCGCGCCCGTCTGGGACAGCACCGCCGCCTATGCCGAGGTCATCAATCCCGCCTTCCCGGACGTGCCGGACCGCGTGGGCGTCCAGCGCCTGTCCCTCACGTCACGGCCCGGAGAGGTCGTCGTCCACTGGGACGTGGCGCGAGATCAAAGCCTCCCGGTCCGCTACAACCTCTACCGTTCCACCTCGTCCACCTTCGGCAATCCGGTCAAGTATGCCCAGGTGAACTTCGAGGTCGGGGAGGGCTGGTCCACGGATCCGACGACGAAGTTCGCCAACCAGTACACCGTCACCGGCCTGACGCCCGGGACGCATTACTTCCGGGTGCGCGCGGAGGACAGCGCCTCCGTGCCGCACGAGGACACCAACACGGTGACCCTGTCCATCACGGTGCCCACCTACGTGTCCAACCCCAATGCCAGCATCAACGTGAATGGAGACCTCTCCGACTGGGCCGCGTTGACGTCGTTCCCGGTGGACCCCCAGGACGCCACGGCGTCCGGTGATGTGGCGGACTGGGCCCGGGCCTGGCTCGCCCACGACGCCAACAACCTCTACCTCGCCCTGCAGAACCACGTCTCCATCACCCAGCTCAACGCCGCCTTCTCGGTGTACCTGGACACCGACAACACCCGCTCCACGGGCTTCCGGGGCGGCGGGGACCAGTTCCCCGTGGGCGCCGAGTTCGTCCTCCTGGGCACGAGCCTCTACCGCTACACGGGCACGGGTCTGGATTGGCAGTGGACCTCGGTGGGAACGGCGGGCTTCAGCTGGGGTGGCCTGAACGCCGAGCTCTTCGTCCCGCGGGCCTGGGTGAACAATCCCTCCCTCATCAACCTGTTCTTCCAGGGAGACAATCCCTCGCTGGGTGGAACCACCGTGGATTCCTACCCGGACGCGGCCTTGCAACCCCAGGGCGCGGTGCGCTCGTTCCTCTACCAGTTGCAGTAG
- a CDS encoding kelch repeat-containing protein, with translation MKRGVVTGGSGWSGTLASAEVYDPATGTWSPTGSMATSRYRHTATLLRNGRVLVTGGSYSGTSELYTP, from the coding sequence GTGAAGCGCGGAGTCGTCACGGGAGGCTCCGGTTGGAGTGGCACCCTCGCCTCGGCGGAGGTGTACGACCCGGCCACGGGTACCTGGAGCCCGACGGGCTCCATGGCCACGTCCCGCTACCGTCACACGGCGACGCTGCTGCGCAACGGCAGGGTGCTCGTCACGGGAGGCTCCTACAGCGGCACCTCGGAGCTGTACACGCCCTGA
- a CDS encoding bleomycin resistance protein produces the protein MTDHATPNLPSRDFETTARFYAALGFEPSWRDAGWMILKRGDLTLEFFPYPDLDPASSSFSCCLRLDDLDGFYGVCKAAEIPEKTTGWPRLHPPRDMGPIVMAALIDPDCTLVRLIQNAD, from the coding sequence ATGACCGATCACGCCACTCCGAACCTGCCGTCCCGCGACTTCGAGACGACCGCCCGCTTCTACGCGGCGCTGGGGTTCGAGCCGTCTTGGCGCGACGCCGGCTGGATGATCCTGAAGCGCGGCGACCTGACGCTGGAATTCTTCCCGTATCCGGACCTGGATCCGGCCAGCAGTTCGTTCAGCTGCTGCCTGCGCCTGGACGACCTCGACGGCTTCTACGGCGTCTGCAAGGCCGCCGAGATCCCCGAGAAGACCACCGGCTGGCCTCGCCTGCATCCGCCGCGGGACATGGGTCCGATCGTCATGGCGGCGCTGATTGATCCGGATTGCACGCTGGTCCGGCTGATCCAGAACGCGGACTAG
- a CDS encoding alkene reductase, which yields MPTLFDPIRLGAIEAPNRILMAPLTRARGTREHVPTPIMADYYAQRASAGLIISEAIGISQQGLGWPYATGLWSAEQVAGWRKATDAVHAAGGRIVAQLWHMGRIVHPSYLGGAQPVSASATTAPGRAHTYEGKQPYVQARPLRLEEIPGLIEDYRRAASNAMKAGFDGVQLHAANGYLIDQFLRDNSNLRDDAYGGPIENRIRLLSEVARVLVDTVGADRTGVRLSPNGDSQGVNDSNPEPLFVAAAQALSSLGVAFLELREPPLDGTFGKGERPPLAPAIRRGFKGVLILNSDYDLTRAQGELDAGVADAITFGRPFISNPDLPQRLAKKLPLAKDNMATWYSQGTEGYVDYPRAS from the coding sequence ATGCCGACTCTCTTCGATCCGATCCGACTTGGCGCCATCGAGGCGCCCAACCGCATTCTGATGGCGCCCCTGACGCGGGCCCGGGGCACGCGCGAGCACGTGCCCACGCCCATCATGGCGGACTACTACGCGCAGCGCGCCAGCGCGGGGTTGATCATCTCCGAGGCCATTGGAATCTCCCAGCAGGGCCTGGGCTGGCCCTATGCCACGGGGCTGTGGTCCGCCGAGCAGGTCGCCGGCTGGCGCAAGGCCACCGACGCGGTCCACGCCGCCGGGGGCCGGATCGTGGCGCAGCTCTGGCACATGGGCCGGATCGTCCATCCGAGCTACCTCGGGGGTGCACAGCCGGTCTCGGCCTCCGCGACCACGGCGCCCGGCCGCGCGCACACCTACGAGGGCAAGCAGCCCTATGTGCAGGCGCGGCCCCTGCGCCTGGAGGAGATTCCGGGCCTGATCGAGGACTACCGGCGCGCCGCGAGCAACGCGATGAAGGCGGGCTTCGACGGGGTGCAGCTGCACGCCGCCAATGGCTACCTCATCGACCAGTTCCTGCGCGACAACTCCAACCTCCGCGACGATGCCTATGGCGGCCCCATCGAGAACCGCATCCGCCTGCTGAGCGAGGTGGCGCGGGTGCTCGTCGACACGGTGGGCGCGGACCGCACGGGCGTGCGCCTGTCTCCGAATGGTGACAGCCAGGGCGTCAACGACAGCAATCCCGAGCCCCTGTTCGTCGCCGCCGCCCAGGCGCTGTCGTCCCTGGGTGTCGCCTTCCTGGAACTGCGCGAGCCGCCGCTCGATGGCACCTTTGGCAAGGGGGAGCGGCCGCCGCTGGCGCCGGCGATCCGCCGTGGCTTCAAGGGCGTCTTGATCTTGAACTCGGATTACGACCTGACGCGGGCCCAAGGGGAACTGGACGCGGGCGTCGCCGACGCCATCACGTTTGGCCGTCCGTTCATCTCCAACCCGGACCTGCCGCAGCGTCTGGCCAAGAAGCTGCCGCTCGCCAAGGACAACATGGCGACCTGGTACTCCCAGGGGACGGAAGGCTACGTGGACTATCCCCGCGCCTCCTGA
- a CDS encoding TonB-dependent receptor, whose translation MKARRSLRSTGVIVAAGLSYGTVASADSVILGTVLDAETRTPVADVVITATSPGLQGEQVVVTDAQGQYRLPQLPPGVYVLRFDKEAFSPYSRPDIQLRLDRTLRVNVELLPENASRTLTLELEGVAPTLDVGSTATGLNVDQDFIRRIAVNRPGGKAGAARSFESLAELAPGAQNDAYGVSLNGTTSPENGYVVDGLSNNDPAFGVNASPLSVEFVQDINIITGGYMPEYGRSTGGVLNAVTKSGSNEFHGSVFGTVTPGAFEATRTQVASASSVIAGRNALDVLGDVGATLGGPLLEDKLWFFVGVSPNYSHYTHTRSINAYQTELDASGQVVVKTDDHGINLFTEIPGSVRRIGAQARSLQYLGKLTYLFNPDHHLSLSVSGTPTSSGGRDTLAINPLTGLVPSVLSGNPDAENFYTQAASSTTSTALKYSGSSADKRLLIDATLGWFHQTSSLLPSDGSRVGSTSGLAGLAAVNYMAPRPIYAYEPELTEARAACTQNGETTGLLACPVTSYLAGGPGYINSARLDRVQANAKVTYLLKALGTHVFKLGADVELLRYDNLKAYSGSVYLLEATNGANWVDVRRYGYLSGPDMATSLPFLHTVTGSNTSGGFLQDSWTIGQRVTLNVGVRYDTQWLYAGDGSLAFTLPHELSPRLGVVVDPLANGRMKLYANFARYYEQVPINVLDRAFPLEPRYVAKHAAGVGRCDPATLPTREGQATCLADSNLELFNGDAGLALSDPSFLHFGGKADLVPVEPTLQPQSSDEVLLGAEYELPAHIRVGASYMHRSMNLIIEDMSRDGGNSRFLGNPGVGFAQEFPKGTRDYDAVTVFLGHTFSEGWLAQASYTWSRLYGNYSGLFRPETNQLDPNFNSDFDLVTLMENRAGLLPFDRPHAIKLFGAREFELSRELSASLGLSYRGNSGIPISYLGAHPIYGPNEAFILARGSAGRTPWVNTLDANVGLNYRLNKTHVLSLSVDVFNLFNFQQVTNVDEAYTFQSVLPITGGKTAGGTLTADQVSVLDPATGLPAGKLSADDVNKNFKQPTAYQSPRQIRLGLKYTF comes from the coding sequence ATGAAGGCAAGGCGGAGTCTCCGGTCCACGGGAGTGATCGTGGCCGCGGGGTTGTCCTATGGGACGGTGGCGAGCGCGGACAGCGTGATTCTCGGGACGGTGCTCGACGCCGAGACCCGGACTCCAGTTGCGGACGTGGTCATCACGGCCACCTCGCCCGGGCTCCAAGGGGAACAGGTGGTGGTGACGGACGCCCAGGGGCAGTACCGCCTTCCCCAGCTGCCGCCGGGCGTGTACGTCCTGCGCTTCGACAAGGAAGCCTTCAGCCCCTACTCCCGCCCGGACATCCAGCTGCGGCTGGACCGCACCCTGCGCGTCAACGTGGAGCTGCTGCCCGAGAACGCCTCGCGGACCCTCACGCTCGAGCTCGAGGGCGTGGCGCCGACCCTCGACGTGGGCTCGACGGCCACGGGCCTCAACGTCGACCAGGACTTCATCCGGCGCATCGCGGTGAACCGTCCGGGCGGCAAGGCGGGCGCCGCCCGCTCCTTCGAGAGCCTCGCGGAACTGGCGCCGGGCGCCCAGAACGACGCGTATGGCGTGTCCCTCAACGGCACCACCTCGCCGGAGAACGGGTACGTGGTGGACGGCCTGTCCAACAACGATCCCGCCTTCGGCGTCAACGCGAGCCCCCTGAGCGTGGAGTTCGTGCAGGACATCAACATCATCACCGGCGGCTACATGCCGGAGTACGGCCGCTCCACGGGCGGGGTGCTCAACGCGGTGACGAAGTCCGGCTCCAACGAGTTCCACGGCTCCGTCTTTGGCACCGTCACCCCGGGAGCCTTCGAGGCCACCCGGACCCAGGTGGCCAGCGCCTCCTCGGTGATCGCGGGCCGCAACGCCCTGGACGTGCTGGGCGACGTGGGCGCCACCCTCGGCGGTCCCCTCCTCGAGGACAAGCTGTGGTTCTTCGTCGGGGTGTCTCCCAATTACAGCCACTACACGCACACGCGTTCGATCAACGCCTACCAGACGGAACTCGACGCCTCGGGCCAGGTCGTGGTGAAGACAGATGACCACGGCATCAACCTGTTCACGGAGATTCCAGGCTCGGTGCGGCGGATCGGCGCCCAGGCGCGAAGCCTGCAGTACCTCGGCAAGCTGACGTATCTGTTCAACCCGGATCACCACCTCTCCCTGTCCGTCTCGGGCACGCCGACCTCGTCGGGGGGACGGGACACCCTCGCCATCAACCCGTTGACGGGCCTCGTGCCCTCCGTGCTCTCCGGCAACCCCGACGCCGAGAACTTCTATACCCAGGCGGCGTCGAGCACGACGTCCACCGCGCTCAAATACTCGGGCTCCTCCGCCGACAAGAGACTCCTCATCGACGCCACCCTCGGCTGGTTCCACCAGACGTCGTCCCTGCTGCCCTCGGACGGCTCGCGGGTGGGCTCCACCTCGGGCCTGGCGGGCCTGGCGGCGGTCAACTACATGGCCCCGCGGCCCATCTACGCCTACGAGCCCGAGCTCACCGAGGCCCGGGCGGCGTGCACCCAGAACGGGGAGACGACGGGGCTCCTGGCCTGCCCGGTGACCTCGTACCTCGCGGGGGGGCCCGGCTACATCAACTCGGCCCGGCTGGACCGCGTCCAGGCCAACGCCAAGGTCACCTACCTGCTCAAGGCCCTGGGTACCCATGTGTTCAAGCTGGGCGCGGACGTGGAGTTGCTGCGCTATGACAATCTCAAGGCCTACTCGGGGTCCGTGTACCTGCTCGAGGCCACCAATGGGGCCAACTGGGTGGACGTCCGCCGCTATGGCTATCTGTCCGGTCCGGACATGGCCACCAGCCTGCCCTTCCTGCATACGGTGACCGGCAGCAACACGTCGGGCGGCTTCCTGCAGGACAGCTGGACGATCGGCCAGCGCGTGACGCTCAACGTCGGCGTGCGCTACGACACCCAGTGGCTCTACGCCGGTGACGGCAGTCTGGCCTTCACGCTGCCCCACGAGCTCTCCCCGCGCCTGGGGGTGGTCGTGGATCCGCTGGCCAACGGCCGCATGAAGCTGTACGCCAACTTCGCGCGCTACTACGAGCAGGTGCCCATCAACGTGCTGGACCGCGCCTTCCCGCTCGAGCCGCGCTATGTGGCCAAGCATGCCGCGGGCGTGGGCAGGTGCGATCCGGCCACCCTCCCGACGCGGGAAGGTCAGGCCACCTGCCTGGCGGACTCCAACCTGGAGCTGTTCAACGGCGACGCGGGCCTCGCGCTCTCCGACCCGAGCTTCCTGCACTTCGGAGGCAAGGCCGACCTCGTGCCCGTGGAGCCCACCCTCCAACCCCAGTCCTCGGACGAAGTGCTATTGGGCGCCGAGTACGAGTTGCCGGCCCACATCCGCGTCGGTGCGTCCTACATGCACCGCTCGATGAACCTGATCATCGAGGACATGAGCCGGGATGGGGGCAACTCGCGCTTCCTGGGCAACCCGGGCGTGGGCTTCGCCCAGGAGTTCCCCAAGGGGACGCGCGACTACGACGCGGTGACGGTGTTCCTCGGCCACACCTTCAGCGAGGGCTGGCTGGCGCAGGCGAGCTACACCTGGTCACGGCTGTATGGCAATTACTCGGGCCTGTTCCGCCCGGAGACCAATCAACTGGATCCGAACTTCAACTCGGACTTCGACCTGGTGACGCTGATGGAGAACCGCGCGGGGCTCCTGCCCTTCGACCGGCCCCATGCCATCAAGCTGTTCGGCGCCAGGGAGTTCGAGCTCTCCCGGGAGCTGAGCGCGAGCCTGGGGCTGTCGTACCGCGGCAACTCCGGCATTCCCATCAGCTACCTCGGCGCGCACCCGATCTACGGCCCCAACGAGGCATTCATCCTGGCCCGTGGCTCCGCGGGCCGCACGCCGTGGGTGAACACCCTCGATGCGAATGTCGGGCTGAACTACCGCCTGAACAAGACGCACGTGCTGTCGCTCAGCGTGGACGTGTTCAACCTCTTCAACTTCCAGCAGGTCACGAACGTGGACGAGGCCTATACCTTCCAGAGCGTGCTCCCCATCACGGGGGGCAAGACGGCCGGAGGGACCCTGACGGCGGATCAGGTCTCCGTCCTCGACCCCGCCACGGGCCTGCCCGCCGGCAAGCTGTCCGCGGACGACGTGAACAAGAACTTCAAACAGCCCACCGCCTACCAGAGCCCGCGGCAGATCCGTCTGGGCCTCAAGTACACCTTCTAG